One window of Dehalococcoidia bacterium genomic DNA carries:
- a CDS encoding MBL fold metallo-hydrolase RNA specificity domain-containing protein — MRITVYDGAGVVGGNKIMLEADGARLFFDFGTNYHLLSQYFEEYMQPRSPRGLLDFLALDILPPLRGIYREDMALDSDDVWSWTPSHARSDANVDAVLLSHAHLDHSGHISFLRPDIPVVARPLAIAIAKAVQDSAPGGFDKETCYATQRAVSAKTGLLTTTGGEVVQRPFLVPRGEEISPALTSFWGGIPSDRKTFRSRPLGVAESVGGLPLRYFPVDHSIFGSAAYAVETGIGWVVYTGDIRLHGTKSHLTQRFAEAVAALRPAVLVCEGTRIDRPADDVTEEVVHQRALERVRAAHGRLVIADFGPRNLERLLAFRQIARDCGRRLVVLSRDAYVLDAVSRVIPSDVADPIEDDALLVYDESKGSKLLWERNLVEAYAARGRMVTPRQIHDAQHDYILCFSYFDMNNLIDIKPAPGGLYIYSSSEAYSEEMVMDITRLKAWLERFGLTHAGVPDPVTRKPRPEDEGLHASGHISGDELVRLINIMDPKLVIPVHTEQPKLFQDKLHGRKVIVPERGKAITLEKPDLSVL; from the coding sequence GTGCGCATCACGGTGTACGACGGCGCGGGCGTGGTGGGCGGCAACAAGATCATGCTGGAGGCGGACGGCGCCCGCCTCTTCTTCGACTTCGGCACGAACTATCACCTCCTGTCGCAGTACTTCGAGGAGTATATGCAGCCGCGCTCTCCTCGCGGCCTCTTGGACTTCCTCGCGCTGGACATCCTGCCCCCCCTGCGCGGCATCTACCGCGAGGACATGGCGCTGGACAGCGACGACGTCTGGAGTTGGACTCCGTCCCACGCGCGCAGCGACGCCAACGTGGACGCCGTGCTCCTCTCTCACGCGCACCTGGACCACAGCGGACACATCTCCTTCCTGCGCCCGGACATCCCGGTCGTCGCGCGGCCGCTAGCCATCGCCATCGCCAAGGCGGTGCAGGACTCCGCACCGGGGGGATTCGACAAGGAGACGTGCTATGCCACACAACGCGCGGTGAGCGCTAAAACGGGGCTGCTCACCACCACGGGCGGAGAGGTCGTGCAGCGCCCCTTCCTCGTGCCGCGCGGCGAGGAGATCTCGCCCGCGCTGACGAGCTTCTGGGGCGGCATCCCGTCCGACAGGAAGACGTTCCGCTCCCGGCCTCTCGGCGTCGCCGAAAGCGTCGGCGGCCTGCCGCTGCGCTACTTCCCCGTGGACCACTCCATCTTCGGTTCCGCCGCCTACGCCGTCGAGACCGGCATAGGCTGGGTCGTGTACACGGGCGACATCCGCCTGCACGGCACGAAGAGCCACCTGACCCAGCGCTTCGCGGAGGCGGTCGCGGCGCTGCGGCCCGCCGTCCTCGTCTGCGAGGGCACGCGCATTGACAGGCCCGCGGACGACGTGACCGAGGAGGTGGTGCACCAGCGCGCCCTGGAGCGCGTGCGGGCTGCGCACGGGCGGCTCGTCATCGCCGACTTCGGCCCGCGCAACCTGGAGCGCCTGCTGGCCTTCCGCCAGATCGCGCGCGACTGCGGGCGCAGGCTCGTCGTGCTGTCGCGGGACGCCTACGTGCTGGACGCGGTGAGCCGCGTCATCCCGAGCGATGTCGCCGATCCCATCGAGGACGATGCGCTGCTGGTGTACGACGAGTCGAAAGGCAGCAAGCTGCTGTGGGAGCGCAATCTGGTCGAAGCGTACGCCGCGCGCGGCAGGATGGTCACGCCGCGACAGATTCACGACGCGCAGCACGACTACATCCTGTGCTTCAGCTACTTCGATATGAACAACCTGATTGACATCAAGCCCGCGCCGGGCGGACTGTACATCTACTCGTCCAGCGAGGCGTACTCCGAGGAGATGGTCATGGACATCACGCGCCTGAAGGCGTGGCTGGAGCGCTTCGGGCTGACGCACGCGGGCGTGCCGGACCCGGTCACGCGCAAGCCGCGCCCGGAGGACGAGGGCCTGCACGCCTCCGGCCACATCTCCGGCGACGAGCTGGTGCGGCTCATCAACATCATGGACCCGAAGCTAGTCATCCCCGTCCATACAGAGCAGCCCAAGCTGTTCCAGGACAAGCTGCATGGGCGGAAGGTTATCGTGCCGGAGCGCGGCAAGGCCATCACGCTGGAAAAGCCCGACCTGTCTGTCCTATGA
- the ffh gene encoding signal recognition particle protein, which translates to MFDTLTDKLTAVFKKLTNRGRLTEKDVDEALREVRMALLEADVNFKVVRDFVAKVRERCVGVDVLAGLNPAQHVIKAVHEQMIAMLSGGDRRMVAASQPPTVVMLLGLQGSGKTTTAAKLALHLKRQGGKPLLVAADTRRPAAVEQLVALGKQLDLPVYEEGTRSQPIAIARNGLARAREIAATWVILDTGGRLHIDDELMQEVADIRRDVQPQEALLVVDAMTGQDAVRVAEEFHKKVGLTGLILTKLDGDARGGAALSITAVTGVPLKFIGVGEKADALEPFHPDRMASRILGMGDMLTLIEKAQEVMDTKKTQELQKKMAKAKMDLEDFLDQMRQVRKMGPLSQVLGMIPGFSAVSKRLPTDETGDKQLAKVEAVILSMTPNERHNPDVIDGSRRRRIAKGSGTTVQDVNQILNQFRQIQKLMKDMASGKKMPGLPFGRR; encoded by the coding sequence ATGTTTGACACACTGACAGACAAGCTGACCGCCGTCTTCAAAAAGCTGACGAACCGAGGCCGCCTCACCGAAAAGGACGTGGACGAGGCGCTCCGAGAGGTCCGCATGGCCCTCCTGGAGGCCGACGTCAACTTCAAGGTGGTGCGCGACTTCGTGGCGAAGGTGCGCGAGCGGTGCGTGGGCGTGGACGTCCTGGCGGGTCTGAACCCGGCCCAGCACGTCATCAAGGCTGTCCACGAGCAGATGATCGCCATGCTCTCCGGCGGCGACCGCCGGATGGTGGCGGCCAGCCAGCCTCCCACGGTGGTCATGCTGCTCGGCCTGCAAGGCTCCGGCAAGACGACCACCGCCGCGAAGCTGGCGCTCCACCTGAAGCGCCAGGGCGGCAAGCCCCTGCTCGTCGCCGCCGACACGCGACGCCCCGCAGCCGTGGAGCAACTTGTCGCGCTGGGTAAGCAGCTCGACCTGCCCGTGTACGAGGAAGGGACGCGCTCCCAGCCCATCGCCATCGCGCGGAACGGCCTTGCGCGGGCCAGAGAGATAGCAGCCACGTGGGTCATCCTGGACACGGGCGGGCGCCTGCACATTGACGACGAGCTGATGCAGGAGGTGGCGGACATCCGGCGGGATGTCCAGCCCCAGGAGGCGCTGCTCGTGGTGGACGCCATGACCGGCCAGGACGCCGTGCGCGTCGCCGAGGAGTTCCACAAGAAGGTCGGCCTTACGGGACTCATCCTGACCAAGCTGGACGGCGACGCCCGCGGCGGCGCGGCCCTCTCCATCACGGCGGTCACGGGCGTGCCGCTCAAGTTCATCGGTGTGGGCGAAAAGGCCGACGCCCTGGAGCCTTTCCACCCCGACCGCATGGCCTCGCGCATCCTGGGCATGGGCGACATGCTCACCCTCATCGAGAAGGCCCAGGAAGTCATGGACACGAAGAAGACCCAGGAACTCCAGAAGAAAATGGCCAAGGCCAAAATGGACCTGGAGGACTTCCTGGACCAGATGCGGCAGGTCCGCAAGATGGGGCCTCTCTCCCAGGTGCTGGGCATGATCCCCGGCTTTTCCGCGGTGAGCAAGCGCCTGCCCACGGACGAGACGGGCGACAAGCAGTTGGCGAAGGTGGAGGCGGTCATCCTGTCCATGACGCCGAATGAACGCCACAACCCCGACGTCATTGACGGCTCGCGGCGGCGGCGCATCGCGAAGGGCAGCGGGACGACCGTCCAGGATGTCAACCAGATACTGAACCAGTTCCGCCAGATACAGAAGCTGATGAAGGACATGGCCTCCGGCAAGAAGATGCCCGGCCTTCCGTTTGGCAGACGGTAG
- a CDS encoding MBL fold metallo-hydrolase, with the protein MTVIYTGPDLEVRKLVLGPYANNAYVVVSPRTRESVLIDAPAEPEKFLAEAAGTTIRAILITHCHADHLLGLPKLKAATRAPVYVHPAGADKLPAPPDHTYVHGDSFAFGDVTLRVIHTPGHTPEEVCLLYERHLFVGDTLFPGGPGRTATPEAFRQSCRSIKERLLPLPPETVVYPGHGDNTTIAQAREEVRAFDGRPHKPDLCGDVLWLKS; encoded by the coding sequence ATGACCGTCATCTACACAGGGCCCGACCTGGAGGTCCGCAAGCTCGTCCTGGGGCCGTACGCCAACAACGCCTACGTCGTCGTGTCGCCCCGCACGCGAGAGAGCGTGCTCATTGACGCGCCCGCCGAGCCGGAGAAGTTCCTGGCCGAAGCCGCCGGCACCACCATCCGCGCCATCCTCATCACCCACTGCCACGCCGACCACCTCCTGGGGCTGCCGAAGCTCAAGGCGGCCACACGCGCGCCCGTGTATGTCCATCCCGCGGGCGCCGACAAGCTACCGGCGCCCCCCGACCACACGTATGTCCACGGCGACTCCTTCGCTTTCGGCGACGTGACGCTGCGGGTCATCCACACCCCCGGCCATACTCCGGAAGAGGTCTGCCTCCTCTACGAGCGGCACCTGTTCGTCGGCGATACGCTGTTCCCCGGCGGGCCGGGCCGGACCGCCACGCCGGAGGCATTCCGCCAGTCGTGCCGCTCCATCAAGGAGCGCCTCCTGCCGCTGCCGCCGGAGACCGTGGTGTACCCCGGCCACGGCGACAACACCACCATCGCGCAGGCGCGGGAAGAGGTGCGCGCCTTCGACGGCAGACCGCACAAACCGGACCTCTGCGGCGACGTACTCTGGCTTAAGAGCTAG
- a CDS encoding cobalamin-binding protein, producing the protein MTKSAAALPSFRDTGLPQRIVCLTGETAEFLYRMGAGDLVVGVSGVAKRPPEVRQKPTVGGFTSVNVEKVLALGPDLVISFSDLQAEPAKELIARGIQVLALNQRSLRDILNICLLLGAVVGREAEARRLAEEMRLAFEAAADEASRLSFHPGVYFEEWHQPLISGISWVSELIELAGGRDVFPEMRACSLAAQRVVDPQEVVRRNPDVILASWCSKKVVWSVITERPGWDQVAAVRNGQLYEIPSPDILQPGPAILEGLRQVRDCVRKGAARRV; encoded by the coding sequence GTGACGAAGAGCGCGGCGGCCCTTCCGTCCTTTCGCGACACGGGCCTCCCCCAACGCATCGTCTGCCTGACCGGTGAGACCGCCGAGTTCCTGTACCGCATGGGCGCGGGCGACCTTGTGGTGGGCGTGTCCGGCGTCGCCAAGCGGCCTCCCGAGGTGCGTCAGAAGCCGACGGTGGGCGGGTTCACCAGCGTCAACGTGGAGAAGGTGCTGGCCCTGGGGCCGGACCTGGTCATATCGTTCTCAGACCTCCAGGCCGAGCCCGCCAAAGAGCTTATTGCACGGGGCATCCAGGTGCTGGCCCTCAACCAGCGCAGCCTGCGGGACATCCTGAACATCTGCCTGCTTCTGGGCGCCGTCGTGGGCCGCGAGGCGGAGGCCCGCCGCCTGGCCGAGGAGATGCGTCTCGCATTCGAGGCCGCCGCGGATGAGGCCTCCCGCCTGTCGTTTCACCCCGGGGTCTACTTCGAGGAGTGGCACCAACCCCTCATCAGTGGCATAAGCTGGGTGAGCGAGCTTATCGAGCTTGCGGGAGGCCGGGACGTCTTCCCAGAGATGCGCGCGTGCAGCCTCGCCGCGCAGCGGGTGGTGGACCCTCAGGAGGTCGTGCGCCGCAACCCGGACGTGATACTCGCCTCCTGGTGCAGCAAGAAGGTGGTGTGGAGCGTCATCACGGAGCGCCCCGGGTGGGACCAGGTTGCCGCCGTGCGGAACGGGCAACTGTACGAGATACCCTCGCCCGACATCCTCCAGCCCGGCCCCGCCATCCTGGAGGGCCTGCGCCAGGTGCGGGACTGCGTCCGCAAGGGCGCGGCGCGCCGCGTCTAG
- a CDS encoding response regulator transcription factor: MGKIFIVAAEPHPLTEAIRMAGHVALEATDLSQVIETLSQEEPDLVLLDLGLADERRARAFIGEVKEASGVPVIALVPAEQANSYDITIGADDFVLAPFKTPEVLARIRKNLWQTGTTGGQDTIRAGDLVIDLARYEVAVNTRRIILTFKEYQLLKFLSTHPGKVFTRDVLLNKVWGYDYYGGTRTVDVHVRRLRSKIEDRGHVFIETVRNVGYRFREEGRA; encoded by the coding sequence ATGGGCAAGATATTCATTGTCGCGGCAGAGCCGCACCCCCTCACGGAGGCCATCCGCATGGCCGGCCACGTGGCTCTGGAGGCGACTGACCTCAGTCAGGTGATCGAGACGCTCTCGCAAGAGGAGCCGGACCTCGTTCTGCTGGACCTGGGCCTCGCCGATGAGCGGCGCGCGAGGGCGTTCATCGGAGAGGTGAAGGAGGCGAGCGGCGTCCCTGTCATCGCCCTGGTGCCCGCGGAGCAAGCCAACAGCTACGACATCACGATTGGCGCCGACGACTTTGTCCTCGCTCCCTTCAAGACCCCTGAAGTGCTGGCCCGCATCCGTAAGAACCTCTGGCAGACTGGCACGACTGGCGGGCAGGACACGATTCGCGCGGGGGACCTGGTCATTGACCTGGCGCGCTACGAGGTCGCGGTGAACACGCGACGCATTATCCTCACGTTCAAGGAGTACCAGCTCCTGAAGTTCCTGTCCACCCACCCGGGCAAGGTGTTCACCCGTGATGTCCTGCTCAACAAGGTGTGGGGCTACGACTACTACGGCGGCACCCGGACGGTGGACGTGCATGTCCGGCGGCTGCGCAGCAAAATCGAGGACCGGGGCCACGTCTTCATCGAGACGGTGCGCAACGTGGGCTACCGCTTTCGGGAAGAGGGCCGGGCGTGA
- a CDS encoding DsrE family protein, translated as MADKKPHKRVAVVVRRTPLNSVMASEGLRQSVGLVLAPLDITVLLLDQAAWLSVPLAPEAIEAPTIKKHIEMLRFLKHRVLVERESLERYGIPAADILPGVQVIPARQVAEEVAAADAVIVF; from the coding sequence TTGGCTGACAAGAAGCCGCACAAGCGGGTGGCCGTCGTGGTGCGGCGCACTCCCTTGAACTCCGTCATGGCTTCGGAAGGCCTGCGTCAGAGCGTCGGGCTGGTCCTCGCACCGTTGGACATCACCGTGCTCCTGCTGGACCAGGCGGCGTGGCTGAGCGTCCCTCTGGCGCCGGAGGCTATTGAGGCCCCCACCATCAAGAAGCACATCGAGATGCTGCGGTTCCTGAAGCACCGGGTGCTGGTGGAGCGCGAGTCCCTGGAGCGCTACGGCATCCCCGCCGCCGACATCCTTCCTGGCGTGCAGGTGATTCCCGCGCGGCAGGTGGCCGAGGAAGTCGCCGCAGCCGACGCCGTGATTGTGTTCTAG
- a CDS encoding sulfurtransferase TusA family protein, producing the protein MAQTKTDVKIDQEIDLKGEVCPYTFVKSKLAIEDLESGQVLRVILDHLPAVENVPRSLSGEGHEVLGVKQVNATDWTVTVRKA; encoded by the coding sequence ATGGCCCAGACAAAAACAGACGTGAAAATTGACCAGGAGATTGACCTGAAGGGCGAGGTGTGCCCGTACACCTTCGTCAAGTCCAAGCTCGCCATCGAGGACCTGGAGTCGGGCCAGGTGCTCCGTGTCATCCTGGACCACCTGCCCGCTGTTGAAAACGTCCCGCGAAGCCTCTCCGGTGAGGGCCATGAGGTGCTGGGCGTCAAGCAGGTCAACGCCACCGACTGGACGGTGACGGTCCGCAAGGCGTAG
- a CDS encoding DsrE/DsrF/DrsH-like family protein: MTTLAEKVVLDAQTFNRLHAESHKATDVKRLAIVASKGTLDMAYPPLILATTAAAMGMEAGVFFTFYGLDILKKSKHNRLQVAPLGNPAAPLPVPNILGAIPGATAAATWVMNSMMRKQKIPTIGEFLALSRQLNVRLIACTTTMGIMGVKKEELLDGVEMQGAAAFLEYASKAQVTLFV, translated from the coding sequence ATGACCACACTCGCGGAGAAGGTAGTCCTGGACGCGCAGACCTTCAACCGGCTGCACGCGGAGTCGCACAAAGCGACGGATGTCAAACGTCTGGCAATAGTCGCGTCCAAGGGGACGCTGGACATGGCCTACCCGCCGCTCATCCTGGCGACGACGGCGGCGGCCATGGGGATGGAGGCCGGGGTCTTCTTCACCTTCTACGGCCTGGACATCCTGAAGAAGAGCAAGCACAACAGGCTGCAGGTGGCGCCCCTGGGCAACCCGGCGGCGCCCCTGCCCGTGCCCAACATCCTGGGCGCCATCCCCGGCGCGACCGCCGCGGCCACGTGGGTGATGAACAGCATGATGCGAAAGCAGAAGATACCCACCATCGGCGAGTTCCTGGCGCTGTCGCGGCAGCTCAACGTCCGGCTCATCGCGTGCACTACGACCATGGGCATCATGGGAGTCAAGAAGGAAGAGTTGCTGGACGGCGTGGAGATGCAAGGGGCAGCCGCCTTCCTGGAGTACGCCTCCAAGGCGCAGGTGACACTCTTCGTCTAG
- a CDS encoding sulfurtransferase TusA family protein: MATTYQEAQVLDVTGELCPMPVIKTRLALDKLSLGQIIKVIATDVASCDDMPAFARAQGHKLLEARSEKGTYTYWLQKGEGA; the protein is encoded by the coding sequence ATGGCGACAACCTATCAGGAGGCCCAAGTCCTGGACGTGACGGGCGAGCTGTGCCCGATGCCGGTGATTAAGACGCGCCTGGCCCTGGACAAGCTCAGCCTGGGCCAGATCATCAAGGTGATTGCAACGGACGTCGCGTCGTGCGACGACATGCCCGCCTTCGCGCGGGCGCAGGGGCACAAGCTGCTGGAGGCGCGGAGCGAGAAGGGTACGTACACGTACTGGCTTCAAAAAGGGGAGGGAGCATGA
- a CDS encoding sulfurtransferase has protein sequence MRMLPIWLSHRALVVVGLAATLLVAACSPAPAQPAAPAAVAPAKPAPAAAPAADPEIAALGYARPELLLSTGWLAQHVNDADLRIVDVRPADKYAAGHLPNAISIPSGTMNVTVGKLTNELPPQDKLEELLGSAGIGNDARIVLYDDQRSLSAARAYFVLDYYGHKKISILNGGNPKWEKENRDVTRQVPKLTPVKYTATADSSKLATKEYILANLKNLAIGVCDTRTPDEYAGKDVRAARGGHIPDSKNVNWETAMTNSDPGAVFKPAAEIAKLYEAQGLTKDKEIITLCQSGVRAAHGYFTHQLLGYTKVRNFDGSWEDWGNDQATPIEKPAA, from the coding sequence ATGAGAATGCTGCCTATCTGGCTTTCACATAGGGCCCTGGTCGTGGTTGGCCTGGCCGCTACGCTGCTGGTCGCGGCGTGCTCGCCCGCGCCCGCTCAGCCCGCCGCTCCTGCCGCCGTTGCGCCCGCGAAGCCTGCCCCGGCCGCCGCGCCCGCGGCTGACCCGGAGATAGCGGCGCTGGGCTACGCCCGCCCTGAGTTGCTGCTGAGCACCGGCTGGCTGGCGCAGCACGTGAACGACGCTGACCTGCGCATCGTGGACGTGCGCCCGGCGGACAAGTACGCGGCGGGCCACCTGCCCAACGCTATCAGCATCCCCAGCGGAACCATGAACGTGACAGTCGGCAAGCTGACCAACGAGCTGCCTCCCCAAGACAAGCTGGAGGAGCTGCTGGGCAGCGCCGGCATCGGCAACGACGCCCGCATCGTGTTGTACGACGACCAGCGCAGCCTGTCGGCGGCCCGCGCCTACTTCGTGCTAGACTACTATGGGCACAAGAAGATCAGCATCCTCAATGGCGGCAATCCCAAGTGGGAGAAGGAAAATCGCGATGTCACCCGGCAGGTGCCGAAGCTGACGCCGGTGAAGTACACCGCCACGGCTGACAGCTCCAAGCTCGCCACTAAGGAGTACATCCTGGCGAACCTGAAGAACCTGGCCATAGGCGTCTGCGACACCCGCACACCCGACGAGTACGCGGGCAAGGACGTGCGCGCCGCCCGTGGCGGACATATCCCGGACTCCAAGAACGTGAACTGGGAGACAGCCATGACCAACTCGGACCCGGGCGCGGTCTTCAAGCCCGCCGCCGAGATTGCGAAGCTCTACGAGGCCCAGGGCTTGACCAAAGACAAGGAGATCATTACGCTCTGCCAGAGCGGCGTCCGGGCGGCCCACGGCTATTTCACCCATCAACTGCTCGGCTACACCAAGGTGCGCAACTTCGACGGCTCCTGGGAGGACTGGGGCAACGACCAGGCCACGCCCATTGAGAAGCCCGCGGCCTAG
- a CDS encoding sulfurtransferase TusA family protein, with amino-acid sequence MKIDVRGEICPYPQIKAVEAMRKAKSGESIELITDHPPSLETVPTQAARLGWTARIQETRPGEWCIHLARQAS; translated from the coding sequence ATGAAGATTGACGTGCGGGGCGAAATCTGCCCGTACCCGCAAATCAAGGCGGTGGAGGCGATGCGGAAAGCGAAGAGCGGTGAGAGCATAGAGCTCATCACCGATCATCCGCCTTCGCTGGAGACGGTTCCCACCCAGGCGGCGCGGCTCGGGTGGACCGCGCGCATCCAGGAGACCCGACCGGGCGAGTGGTGTATTCACCTGGCCCGGCAGGCGTCCTAG
- a CDS encoding YeeE/YedE family protein encodes MTTVTVGQAKQAVPDLRGVVARALVVALLIAIGLAMAAVDSRLAVFWAFGVTFGFILQRSRFCFASAFRDLFLLQDGRVMKAVLGGLAIATVGFALVQYNLTPSLAAGRLPFNAGVVPLGLHLLLGGVLFGVGMVVAGGCTSGSLYRIGEGYVGSLVAVGGMMVGLAFIHFTWNWWWENYISRQPLVWLPPTLGWGGAVVLVLLVLAAAASFIIWIESRASAFAIVRPASPQEDAAGFSAKLRSLLRSVFVKGWPAIVGGVALGGLNVMFYLFERPVGVVNEVGRWSEGVLNLIGLPPPAHAGGVGPCAVTDASPTLLTWGLMINGGIILGSFAASVLAGEFRLRVPRQARRYGQSFGGGILMGYGAGLAAGCTLGGFFSAIPSLGLNGWFFGASLAVGALIGIQVIRRIS; translated from the coding sequence TTGACGACGGTAACAGTGGGCCAGGCGAAACAGGCGGTCCCGGACCTGCGCGGGGTTGTTGCTCGTGCGCTGGTGGTAGCCTTACTCATCGCCATTGGCTTGGCCATGGCGGCGGTTGACTCGCGTCTGGCCGTGTTCTGGGCTTTCGGCGTGACCTTCGGGTTCATACTCCAGCGGAGCCGGTTCTGCTTCGCCTCAGCCTTCCGCGACCTCTTTCTCCTGCAGGACGGCCGGGTGATGAAGGCCGTCCTGGGCGGGCTGGCTATTGCCACCGTCGGCTTCGCGCTGGTTCAGTACAACCTCACGCCCAGCCTGGCGGCGGGCCGCCTGCCGTTCAACGCGGGCGTGGTGCCCCTGGGCCTGCACCTGCTGCTGGGCGGCGTGCTGTTTGGCGTCGGCATGGTGGTGGCTGGCGGGTGCACCTCCGGCAGCCTTTACCGCATAGGCGAGGGATACGTTGGCTCGCTGGTGGCGGTCGGCGGCATGATGGTCGGCCTGGCCTTCATCCACTTCACCTGGAACTGGTGGTGGGAGAACTACATCTCCCGTCAGCCGCTGGTCTGGCTTCCGCCCACCCTGGGCTGGGGCGGCGCCGTGGTCCTTGTCTTGCTCGTGCTGGCGGCTGCCGCCAGCTTCATCATATGGATAGAGTCTCGCGCCAGCGCCTTCGCCATCGTGCGCCCAGCGTCCCCACAGGAGGACGCCGCTGGCTTCTCCGCGAAGCTGCGCTCGCTGCTGCGCTCCGTGTTCGTCAAGGGCTGGCCGGCCATCGTGGGCGGCGTCGCCCTGGGCGGCCTGAACGTCATGTTTTACCTGTTTGAGCGGCCCGTGGGCGTGGTGAACGAGGTGGGCCGGTGGAGCGAGGGGGTCCTGAACCTGATCGGCCTGCCGCCTCCGGCGCACGCGGGAGGCGTGGGACCCTGCGCCGTCACCGACGCGTCGCCGACCTTGCTGACCTGGGGGCTGATGATCAACGGGGGCATCATCCTCGGGTCGTTCGCGGCCTCCGTCCTGGCGGGTGAGTTCCGGCTGCGCGTGCCCCGGCAGGCGCGCCGCTACGGGCAGTCCTTCGGTGGAGGCATCCTCATGGGCTACGGCGCGGGCCTGGCGGCGGGGTGCACCCTGGGCGGCTTTTTCTCCGCTATTCCATCCCTCGGACTCAACGGCTGGTTCTTCGGCGCCAGCCTGGCCGTGGGAGCATTGATCGGCATACAGGTTATCCGCCGCATCAGCTAG
- a CDS encoding Glu/Leu/Phe/Val dehydrogenase dimerization domain-containing protein: MTSFEEVSHFFDQAADQLNIKDELRDIMRSSYREVRVQLPVRMDDGSIKVFVGYRIQHNGARGPYKGGLRYHPEADLDEVRALAALMTWKTAVVGLPYGGSKGGVQCDPASLSQMELNKLTRRYTQSIAHILGPSRDIPAPDLGTNAQVMAWMMDAYGQLHGYTPAVVTGKPVELGGSYGRDAATGRGLVYVLAEAAHALKMDLKGARVAVQGFGNVGSWTARLIGELGCKVIAVSDVKSGVVNERGLDISRLMDHNKQAGTLAGFRGGEALTNDELLALNCDLLIPAAIGNVLHAGNAGKVQAKVVVEGANHPTTHDADDILEDRGVMVLPDILVNAGGVTVSYFEWTQNIQEFRWEEDRVNHELQKVMSRAFWNVWERAQFAHVPLRLAAFMVGVERVARAIELRGFVV; encoded by the coding sequence ATGACGTCCTTTGAGGAGGTCTCCCACTTCTTTGACCAGGCCGCTGACCAACTGAATATCAAGGACGAACTGCGGGACATCATGCGCAGCTCGTACCGCGAGGTGCGCGTGCAGTTGCCCGTTCGCATGGACGATGGCTCCATCAAGGTCTTCGTGGGCTACCGCATCCAGCACAACGGCGCGCGGGGACCGTACAAAGGGGGATTGCGCTATCATCCGGAGGCGGACCTGGACGAGGTGCGCGCCCTGGCCGCGCTGATGACCTGGAAGACGGCCGTCGTCGGCCTGCCCTACGGCGGCTCCAAGGGCGGCGTCCAATGTGATCCCGCGTCGCTGAGCCAGATGGAGCTGAACAAGCTGACGCGCCGGTACACTCAGAGCATCGCCCACATCCTGGGGCCGAGCCGGGACATTCCCGCTCCTGACCTGGGAACGAACGCGCAGGTCATGGCCTGGATGATGGACGCCTACGGCCAGCTCCACGGGTACACCCCCGCGGTCGTCACGGGCAAGCCGGTCGAGCTGGGCGGCTCCTACGGTCGGGACGCGGCGACGGGCCGCGGCCTGGTCTACGTGCTGGCTGAGGCGGCGCACGCGCTCAAGATGGACCTCAAGGGCGCCAGGGTGGCAGTCCAAGGCTTCGGCAACGTCGGCTCGTGGACGGCGCGGCTCATCGGCGAGCTGGGCTGCAAGGTCATCGCGGTCAGTGATGTGAAGAGCGGCGTGGTGAACGAGCGCGGGCTGGACATATCGCGCCTCATGGACCACAACAAGCAGGCGGGGACTCTCGCGGGCTTCCGCGGGGGCGAAGCGCTCACCAACGATGAGCTTCTGGCCCTGAACTGCGACTTGCTCATTCCCGCGGCCATTGGCAACGTCCTGCACGCGGGCAACGCGGGAAAGGTGCAGGCCAAGGTCGTGGTGGAGGGCGCCAACCATCCCACGACCCATGACGCGGACGACATTCTCGAGGACCGGGGCGTCATGGTGCTGCCGGACATCCTGGTCAACGCGGGCGGAGTGACGGTCTCCTACTTTGAGTGGACGCAGAATATCCAGGAGTTCCGCTGGGAAGAGGACAGGGTCAACCACGAACTGCAGAAGGTGATGAGCAGGGCCTTCTGGAACGTCTGGGAGAGGGCGCAGTTCGCCCATGTGCCGCTGCGGTTGGCGGCCTTCATGGTGGGCGTGGAGCGCGTCGCACGCGCCATCGAGCTGCGCGGCTTCGTCGTGTAA